A single genomic interval of Uloborus diversus isolate 005 unplaced genomic scaffold, Udiv.v.3.1 scaffold_194, whole genome shotgun sequence harbors:
- the LOC129233148 gene encoding uncharacterized protein LOC129233148 isoform X1, with translation MYLAMDLKKPYKQYMVAEFEDGLEVVPTKWRTSKNHCLFPNTTSANRMTKAAKNLEDPKESWATYRMKKIYAYSNSYAGALRKMEVGCYQSDGFSSTENENGRDETDYEEVDEIKNYPQVPSLRGEEDSVPENLTEESFRQQLDQPEPVAAEKSVTATELKEILRCTTINKFKIDTVQDRQLEILTKLDLILNKIGEQGKENVPVPAAPDLPCFPISSEEDVLILEEKLSEEEVRKHMIRELQKFGGAHLAEVVRRMLVYLLTDEVAEKYSFMGLKGKMQFSSLKLCSLINDVARIHVKTATNKEISKPIAAWLRHAKERLNKKKTQL, from the exons aTGTACTTAGCTATGGATTTAAAAAAACCATATAAACAGTACATGGTGGCAGAATTTGAAGACGGGTTAGAAGTTGTGCCTACTAAATGGAGGACATCAAAAAACCACTGCCTTTTCCCAAACACTACATCTGCAAATCGGATGACTAAAGCAGCGAAAAATTTGGAAGACCCCAAAGAATCATGGGCGACATATAGAATGAAGAAGATATATGCATATtcca aTTCTTATGCAGGAGCACTTCGAAAGATGGAAGTTGGGTGCTACCAATCAGATGGCTTTTCCAGCACAGAGAATGAAAATGGAAGGGATGAGACTGATTATGAAGAAGTGGACGAAATAAAAAATTACCCCCAGGTCCCCAGCTTGCGTGGAGAGGAAGATAGCGTACCAGAAAATTTAACAGAAGAGTCTTTTCGACAACAGCTTGACCAGCCAGAACCTGTAGCAGCTGAGAAAAGTGTTACTGCCACAG AGCTGAAGGAAATTCTTCGCTGTACCACAATCAACAAGTTCAAAATAGACACAGTGCAAGACAGACAGCTGGAAATCCTCACAAAATTGGATTTGATCCTCAATAAAATAGGAGAGCAGGGCAAGGAAAATGTTCCAGTTCCCGCTGCTCCAGACCTACCCTGCTTTCCTATTTCATCAGAAGAGGATGTTCTGATCTTGGAAGAAAAATTGAGTGAGGAGGAAGTTCGAAAGCACATG atcagaGAGCTGCAGAAGTTTGGGGGTGCCCACCTGGCAGAAGTGGTTAGGAGAATGTTGGTCTACCTTCTGACGGATGAAGTGGCAGAGAAGTACAGCTTCATGGgcctaaaaggaaaaatgcagTTTTCCTCTCTAAAACTGTGCAGCCTGATTAATG aTGTAGCTAGAATTCACGTAAAGACCGCCACAAATAAGGAAATTAGCAAGCCCATTGCTGCCTGGCTCAGGCATGCGAAGGAAcggcttaacaaaaaaaaaactcaactgtaa
- the LOC129233148 gene encoding uncharacterized protein LOC129233148 isoform X2: MDLKKPYKQYMVAEFEDGLEVVPTKWRTSKNHCLFPNTTSANRMTKAAKNLEDPKESWATYRMKKIYAYSNSYAGALRKMEVGCYQSDGFSSTENENGRDETDYEEVDEIKNYPQVPSLRGEEDSVPENLTEESFRQQLDQPEPVAAEKSVTATELKEILRCTTINKFKIDTVQDRQLEILTKLDLILNKIGEQGKENVPVPAAPDLPCFPISSEEDVLILEEKLSEEEVRKHMIRELQKFGGAHLAEVVRRMLVYLLTDEVAEKYSFMGLKGKMQFSSLKLCSLINDVARIHVKTATNKEISKPIAAWLRHAKERLNKKKTQL; the protein is encoded by the exons ATGGATTTAAAAAAACCATATAAACAGTACATGGTGGCAGAATTTGAAGACGGGTTAGAAGTTGTGCCTACTAAATGGAGGACATCAAAAAACCACTGCCTTTTCCCAAACACTACATCTGCAAATCGGATGACTAAAGCAGCGAAAAATTTGGAAGACCCCAAAGAATCATGGGCGACATATAGAATGAAGAAGATATATGCATATtcca aTTCTTATGCAGGAGCACTTCGAAAGATGGAAGTTGGGTGCTACCAATCAGATGGCTTTTCCAGCACAGAGAATGAAAATGGAAGGGATGAGACTGATTATGAAGAAGTGGACGAAATAAAAAATTACCCCCAGGTCCCCAGCTTGCGTGGAGAGGAAGATAGCGTACCAGAAAATTTAACAGAAGAGTCTTTTCGACAACAGCTTGACCAGCCAGAACCTGTAGCAGCTGAGAAAAGTGTTACTGCCACAG AGCTGAAGGAAATTCTTCGCTGTACCACAATCAACAAGTTCAAAATAGACACAGTGCAAGACAGACAGCTGGAAATCCTCACAAAATTGGATTTGATCCTCAATAAAATAGGAGAGCAGGGCAAGGAAAATGTTCCAGTTCCCGCTGCTCCAGACCTACCCTGCTTTCCTATTTCATCAGAAGAGGATGTTCTGATCTTGGAAGAAAAATTGAGTGAGGAGGAAGTTCGAAAGCACATG atcagaGAGCTGCAGAAGTTTGGGGGTGCCCACCTGGCAGAAGTGGTTAGGAGAATGTTGGTCTACCTTCTGACGGATGAAGTGGCAGAGAAGTACAGCTTCATGGgcctaaaaggaaaaatgcagTTTTCCTCTCTAAAACTGTGCAGCCTGATTAATG aTGTAGCTAGAATTCACGTAAAGACCGCCACAAATAAGGAAATTAGCAAGCCCATTGCTGCCTGGCTCAGGCATGCGAAGGAAcggcttaacaaaaaaaaaactcaactgtaa
- the LOC129233148 gene encoding uncharacterized protein LOC129233148 isoform X3, with product MEVGCYQSDGFSSTENENGRDETDYEEVDEIKNYPQVPSLRGEEDSVPENLTEESFRQQLDQPEPVAAEKSVTATELKEILRCTTINKFKIDTVQDRQLEILTKLDLILNKIGEQGKENVPVPAAPDLPCFPISSEEDVLILEEKLSEEEVRKHMIRELQKFGGAHLAEVVRRMLVYLLTDEVAEKYSFMGLKGKMQFSSLKLCSLINDVARIHVKTATNKEISKPIAAWLRHAKERLNKKKTQL from the exons ATGGAAGTTGGGTGCTACCAATCAGATGGCTTTTCCAGCACAGAGAATGAAAATGGAAGGGATGAGACTGATTATGAAGAAGTGGACGAAATAAAAAATTACCCCCAGGTCCCCAGCTTGCGTGGAGAGGAAGATAGCGTACCAGAAAATTTAACAGAAGAGTCTTTTCGACAACAGCTTGACCAGCCAGAACCTGTAGCAGCTGAGAAAAGTGTTACTGCCACAG AGCTGAAGGAAATTCTTCGCTGTACCACAATCAACAAGTTCAAAATAGACACAGTGCAAGACAGACAGCTGGAAATCCTCACAAAATTGGATTTGATCCTCAATAAAATAGGAGAGCAGGGCAAGGAAAATGTTCCAGTTCCCGCTGCTCCAGACCTACCCTGCTTTCCTATTTCATCAGAAGAGGATGTTCTGATCTTGGAAGAAAAATTGAGTGAGGAGGAAGTTCGAAAGCACATG atcagaGAGCTGCAGAAGTTTGGGGGTGCCCACCTGGCAGAAGTGGTTAGGAGAATGTTGGTCTACCTTCTGACGGATGAAGTGGCAGAGAAGTACAGCTTCATGGgcctaaaaggaaaaatgcagTTTTCCTCTCTAAAACTGTGCAGCCTGATTAATG aTGTAGCTAGAATTCACGTAAAGACCGCCACAAATAAGGAAATTAGCAAGCCCATTGCTGCCTGGCTCAGGCATGCGAAGGAAcggcttaacaaaaaaaaaactcaactgtaa